In Gimesia benthica, a single window of DNA contains:
- a CDS encoding sugar phosphate isomerase/epimerase family protein, whose amino-acid sequence MTKELLSQQKVSSFSTPASSIKPDHASPILSLSERISINQITTYHWSFKESLNGLLSAGIPAIGLWNRKVLDLEPAEAAELVIDSGMKVSTVSLAGGFTGCNEYAFEDAIADAIQLICFGGQVNASAIQIASGPRAGHTLNHARDLTTEALKRLGDVASLTGTRLALKTMRSPQSRHWTFLNSLHANLELIDACGHPAVGLALEPALLLNEENPEQLLSEIMPLIASVQVSDWDISEELTDEFPQYQLLEMIHDSGYKGFYDLEIWSEEIWQSDYESLLSRVRQLTQAESSRYE is encoded by the coding sequence GTGACTAAAGAGCTTCTCTCACAGCAAAAAGTCAGTTCGTTCTCAACTCCAGCTTCCTCAATAAAACCAGATCATGCCAGCCCAATACTCTCGCTGTCAGAGCGTATTTCGATCAACCAGATAACTACCTACCACTGGTCGTTCAAAGAAAGTTTGAACGGTCTGCTTTCGGCAGGCATCCCTGCGATTGGATTGTGGAATCGAAAAGTCTTGGACCTCGAACCTGCAGAGGCAGCTGAACTGGTCATCGATTCCGGAATGAAAGTCTCCACAGTTTCCCTTGCTGGAGGATTTACAGGCTGCAATGAATATGCGTTTGAAGATGCCATTGCTGATGCGATCCAACTGATCTGCTTTGGTGGTCAGGTCAACGCCTCTGCCATCCAGATCGCCAGTGGACCTCGAGCGGGACACACACTCAATCACGCCCGTGACTTGACCACGGAAGCTCTCAAACGACTGGGGGATGTTGCTTCGCTCACCGGGACCCGGCTGGCACTCAAAACAATGCGATCCCCGCAGTCCCGCCACTGGACATTTCTGAATTCTCTGCATGCGAACCTGGAACTGATTGATGCTTGCGGGCATCCTGCAGTTGGCCTGGCACTGGAACCGGCATTGCTGCTCAACGAAGAAAATCCTGAGCAGTTACTCTCTGAAATCATGCCACTTATTGCCTCAGTTCAAGTTTCTGACTGGGACATCTCTGAAGAACTGACGGACGAGTTCCCGCAGTACCAGCTGCTCGAGATGATCCATGATTCCGGCTACAAAGGTTTCTACGACCTGGAAATCTGGTCCGAAGAAATCTGGCAATCCGACTACGAATCACTGTTGAGTCGAGTGCGACAACTCACTCAGGCAGAGTCTTCCCGCTACGAATAG
- a CDS encoding PTS sugar transporter subunit IIA, whose amino-acid sequence MEHESYSLDDLARQLGRDKRELEKLVSRGRIPGRKVNGEWLFNSTEITHWLEQEMRSYSTSELERVEQTHPTTQLDSEHLISSLMPEELMEVPLDARTKRSVLESLIEIAGRTWQIWEPSAVLTAVQEREEAYPTAFDNGVAIPHPRNPLSDAVGEPVIAYGRTLTGIPFGSDRGGLTDIFFLVICSDTATHLSVLARLGRMLQLPDFVDLLREASTPQETRQVIIEAEKRVAEQ is encoded by the coding sequence ATGGAGCATGAATCTTACAGCCTGGATGATTTAGCAAGACAGCTAGGTCGTGACAAACGCGAGTTGGAAAAACTGGTAAGCCGGGGCAGAATTCCCGGCCGTAAGGTTAACGGAGAATGGCTGTTCAACTCGACCGAAATTACACACTGGCTGGAACAGGAAATGCGGTCCTACTCCACCAGCGAGCTGGAACGTGTAGAACAGACCCACCCCACGACCCAACTGGATTCAGAGCACTTGATCAGCAGCCTGATGCCTGAAGAGTTGATGGAAGTCCCCCTGGATGCCCGCACCAAACGCTCCGTTCTGGAAAGTCTGATTGAAATTGCCGGCCGAACCTGGCAGATCTGGGAACCGTCAGCAGTCCTGACCGCTGTCCAGGAACGTGAAGAAGCGTACCCGACCGCCTTTGATAACGGCGTTGCAATCCCGCACCCCCGTAACCCACTCTCCGATGCCGTCGGAGAACCGGTCATCGCTTATGGCAGAACACTCACGGGAATCCCTTTTGGCTCAGACAGAGGCGGACTGACAGACATCTTTTTCCTGGTGATCTGCTCCGACACAGCAACACACCTCTCTGTTCTGGCGCGACTGGGACGAATGCTGCAACTTCCCGATTTTGTCGATCTGCTGCGCGAGGCAAGCACTCCTCAGGAGACCAGACAGGTGATCATCGAAGCGGAAAAACGGGTCGCAGAACAGTAA
- a CDS encoding PIG-L family deacetylase, with product MNVDLPEPLDVIAVGAHPDDVEIACGGTLAKLVQQGYRVGIIDLTDGEPTPLSPGPEHRLEEARKAAEILGIQVRETLELTNRRLFDSFENRVALATLFRKYRPKVVLGLAGKTPMASPDHWQAMQITDAAVFYSRLTKWNEHFSHTEPHTIQKQVWYPLGFGSLNYPEGSGQFVVDISETLDQKLESIRAYQSQFPPEKKRVYRLVESQNRLVGTSAGFEAGELFICATTLGVRDLVQTVCP from the coding sequence ATGAACGTAGACCTGCCTGAACCTCTGGACGTCATTGCCGTAGGTGCCCATCCCGATGATGTCGAAATTGCCTGTGGCGGTACTCTGGCCAAACTGGTCCAGCAGGGATACCGGGTCGGCATAATCGACCTGACTGATGGTGAACCCACTCCCCTCAGTCCCGGGCCGGAACACCGTCTCGAGGAAGCCCGAAAGGCTGCAGAGATCCTGGGAATTCAAGTCCGGGAAACCCTGGAACTGACCAACCGGCGGTTGTTTGACAGTTTTGAAAATCGTGTCGCGCTGGCAACTCTGTTTCGCAAGTACCGCCCCAAAGTCGTTCTGGGTCTGGCAGGTAAAACCCCCATGGCCTCCCCTGATCACTGGCAGGCGATGCAGATCACGGACGCCGCAGTTTTCTATTCTCGTCTGACAAAATGGAATGAGCACTTCAGCCACACGGAGCCGCATACCATTCAGAAGCAGGTCTGGTACCCCCTTGGTTTCGGCTCACTGAATTACCCGGAAGGCAGCGGGCAGTTCGTGGTCGATATTTCCGAAACCCTTGACCAGAAGCTGGAATCGATTCGCGCCTATCAGTCGCAGTTTCCTCCAGAAAAGAAACGTGTCTACCGCCTGGTCGAGAGCCAGAACAGGCTGGTCGGCACCAGTGCCGGTTTTGAAGCAGGCGAACTCTTCATCTGTGCCACGACCCTGGGAGTTCGGGATCTGGTGCAAACGGTCTGCCCCTGA
- a CDS encoding PP2C family protein-serine/threonine phosphatase: protein MVEIRYGKVSITGNFRENNEDNFFIDESRKYFLVADGMGGQCAGEKASQLAVELIPKRLDELIDFNSTPTGEVVQSIDKAVAHANGEIMALGELDPNCRSMGTTIVFVVQVGGELFIGGVGDSRVYLLREGKLHQLTTDHSLTQALVDAGTITPEEALTHRYKNVLYRYLGTKDGSAGTQAQQLAPQPQDRIILCSDGVTDGIPDEKLQELLSQYDDPQQAAEEIVKSAQEGGSKDNITCIVLHVS, encoded by the coding sequence ATGGTTGAAATTCGTTACGGCAAAGTCAGTATCACGGGAAATTTCCGGGAGAACAATGAAGATAATTTCTTCATTGATGAATCGCGGAAGTATTTTCTGGTTGCCGACGGTATGGGCGGACAATGTGCCGGAGAGAAAGCCAGCCAGTTAGCAGTCGAGTTAATTCCCAAACGACTGGACGAACTCATCGACTTTAATTCCACTCCCACAGGAGAGGTTGTGCAGTCGATCGATAAAGCTGTCGCGCATGCCAATGGTGAGATCATGGCTCTGGGCGAGTTGGATCCTAATTGTCGCAGCATGGGGACAACGATTGTCTTCGTGGTTCAGGTTGGCGGAGAACTCTTTATTGGCGGAGTTGGTGACAGTCGAGTTTATCTGCTCCGAGAAGGAAAGCTGCATCAGCTGACTACTGACCATTCACTGACTCAGGCACTGGTCGATGCAGGCACAATCACTCCGGAAGAAGCATTAACGCACCGTTATAAAAATGTGCTCTATCGGTACCTGGGAACCAAAGATGGCAGTGCAGGAACCCAGGCCCAGCAACTGGCACCGCAGCCACAGGATCGCATCATTCTCTGTTCGGATGGTGTTACGGACGGAATTCCCGACGAGAAACTGCAGGAACTGCTCAGTCAGTATGACGACCCGCAACAGGCGGCTGAAGAAATTGTTAAGTCGGCCCAGGAAGGTGGCTCGAAAGATAACATCACCTGTATTGTGCTGCACGTCAGCTGA